One window of the Phormidium ambiguum IAM M-71 genome contains the following:
- the cas2 gene encoding CRISPR-associated endonuclease Cas2, translating into MHVVVAYDISDDNRRTKIHSILKSYGQWMQFSLFECNLTETQYAKLRSRLKKKIKPDQDSILFYFLCACCHAKVERIGGEKVRDETIFFV; encoded by the coding sequence ATGCACGTTGTTGTTGCTTACGATATTTCAGATGATAATCGACGGACGAAAATCCACAGCATTCTGAAATCTTATGGACAATGGATGCAGTTTAGTTTGTTTGAATGCAACTTGACTGAGACTCAATATGCTAAATTGCGATCGCGCCTGAAAAAAAAGATTAAGCCCGACCAAGATAGCATTCTCTTCTACTTTCTCTGCGCTTGCTGTCACGCTAAAGTTGAAAGAATTGGTGGTGAAAAAGTGCGCGATGAAACGATTTTCTTTGTCTAA